In Anolis carolinensis isolate JA03-04 chromosome 4, rAnoCar3.1.pri, whole genome shotgun sequence, the genomic window CGACTAGAAGTCTTCTGACTCATTAAACAGCTGATCCCAGAGCTTTTGACAAGGCAGCATTCCtctcaaagaagaaaaaacacaggCTCTTTGTATGCTAAGCAAAGCCTTCTCCAACCCCATGTTTCCCGCTTGCCTCTTGTTGGCTACCAAAATGCTTGGTGCCAGTTAGAAACAATTTAAACAGTGGCATTGTGTGGTTAAAGGATTTCATTTAGTGGCATTTAGGGAcaaactgcagtggttctcaacctgtgggtccccaggtgttttggcctacaactcccagaaatcccagctagttcaccagctgttaggatttctgggagctgaaggccaaaacatctggggacccacaggttgaggaccacttcTATACTGGTTTCCTGGTGCCAAGCAATTTATCATTCTGAATTCACGTGTTTAGTGTTGCACTATAAGTAGAAATGATATTTCTTTGGACAAGGAGATCTCTGGAGAGGACAAGGACAAGACAGTCATCTACTAGCATGATTAAATATCAGGATTATATGCCTTAGggttttttaatatttgtatttaggTCATTATCTGTGCATTTACTTCAAAAGCAAGCTCCACTGAACTCAACTGAGTATACATAAATGCAGAATTGGCCTACAAGGATCAGGATGTAGTGAGGCTTCCCCAAATATATTGAGCTATAGATAAAAGCATCCTTTGAGGGCTTGGCCTGGACATATTACTTGAGGATGATGGGCGAGCAATTACAGGTCCAGACTACACTGAAATCATCTTTACATCCAAGGAGttcgtattttaaaaaaatggaagttGCATTAGCAGGATGTGTACAGAAAATATATTCAAGTCATTTCACCTTATTGAAGTCCTGAATGTTCTTCTAAAGCTGATGTTTGCTGGGGGAGGGGGACTTTCTCATTGGCACCCATTCCAATTATTGAAGCAATTATTCTTGCACACATGAATGTTAAtgctatctgtgtgtgtgtgtgtgtgtgtgtgtgtgtgttaatctaTGTAAGAAATGCATGGGCTTATTTAAAGTCTTGCCTGTCTCAGTCCTGAGTCTCACAAAATATGGAAAACAGGTTAATCCTATAAccacccacctcctcctcctcctctgcctacCATCATCAGCACTGTCGTTTTGCTACCCTCAATAATCTTAATGCTGTTAAATattgtggattttgttgttgctttGATTTCTGTCACATACCCTGGCCAGTTCTGGAGCTTCATGGAAGGCACAGGTCTCCAGGTTAGCTTCTGACTTGGAACAAGTTGTTCGCCCAACTTTAGCAGCAATATTGTACTTGACTCCAGCAACAATCTGCAATGACATAAAGACTctttaagaaacagaactttCTGTTATGAGATGAGGTGACAGCCACTAGTCAAAAAAGCTTCGGTAAATTACACAAAACTCCCAGAAGATAATCAACCACAAGAGTTAAATGGGAACTTCCAGGTTCAGAGTCAACATTTCTCTGAATACAAGACACAGATGCTGGATTTTTCCATGGAAAACTTTtcacataattttttttattccacAAAATGTTTTGCATACCAGTCTTGCAAAATGTAGTAAGTTGCTTGTGTCCACAGATTTACAAACAGTAGTTCAGGAAGTGACTGAGTGAAGCTGAAGGTACTCagcaaaagaaaattaaaagctgatatattttgaatagttttttaaaagaaaaaaaaacccctatgtaTATGAATATAATGATAGCAAAACATAACCCCCATAAAGTTATAAACTACACAAGACAAAAAACAAATAGGCAGAAAAGGTAAGAAGATGACTTCCAACTTTCCTGTTTATAAATGATATCATATCTTACTTCATCTATTGCGAAATGTTTTATACTTGTACCTGCACTATTTATTTGCCCTTCCTAGTCTTCAAATCCCACTGTAGATTATTTCACCCCTTGTTCCTGAAAAAAGACAATGATTGGCCTTTCATAAAACTACCCACTGACTTTTCCTAATTAAGATAGTTAATTTATCAATTTCAGCAAGATCATGAGtctcggtggcgcaatgggttaaacccttgtgccggctgaactgctgacctgaagttgggtggttcgaatccgcaaaatggggtgagctcctgtctgtcagctctagcttgcagggacatgaaagaagcctcccagtaggatggtaacacatttgggcgtcccctggcaacatctctgtagatggccaattctctcacaccagcagcaacctgcagtattttctcaagtagcttctgacacaatttttttaatGCAAGATTATACAGTTTCATTAACTAATCCTTTTGTATCGTATCATTCCATTTCTGTATTGCATGATTCTTCCAAATTTTTAACTGTGAAACTGTTGATACAGTAGATATATTAGTTCACTTTAAGTATATGTCCTTAAAATTGTGTTCTTTTAAGCGAGGTTGGGTTTTGGGAAATTCAAAGGAAATACCTACTATTCTCTTTGTGTTATTACAAATACAATTATTTCCACATCAGGAAATTGAATGTTGTGGAACAAACTGTAATATTTAAATGAAAGGTGCTAAATCAAGTAACATTATTTGGAGCAGACAATCTGGAGTTGTCTGGATTTTTTCCCCAGTTCTCCTTTTTCTGTAAAACCCACATCCTTAATATCAGGCAATTTACTTCCGAACTTTTCCGAGGCATATGATTAGCAATAGTATGACAAAGTTGGCTGCATATTAATAGATAGGATGTCTCTCATAAGTATACAGTATAGGAGACACTAATTCTCCAGTGAACTTACTGTTCAAACACTTCAGGGTAACTGTACTTACGTTTATTTGAGAGTGTGGGTACAAAACAAACAGAGCAATGGAGCCTGGACATATTCCCGGGTGTTCATTGACCTATGACAGTGTTATGCAAAGGGAGCAGGCACCCAAAAACCTTGTTAGTGTTTTGTGTTAGGAGTTTATCTATCTACTTCAGAGTTTATCTTTCTAGATTATAGGTCTCAAAGTCCCACAGGCAACATGGCCACTGGGCATGCATGGAGGGTTTTGGGAGCTCTTACTGAAAAAGGTAACTCTTCCAAATTTGGGGCTATTGACATGTTCTGGTATAAGTAACAAGagaaatataggtaaaggtttccccttgccaTTACGTCTAGTTGAATCCAACTCTGTGgggtggagctcatctccatttctaagctgaagagccagcgttgtccatagaaacctcctaggtcatgtggccggcacatttgcatgttttcggactgctaggttgacagaagctggggctaacaatgggagctcaccccgtcagcacattcgaactgccaacttttcaatcagcaagttctgcagcttagcggtttaaccccactgcaccaccgtggcCCCTATTGATATGTTCTGGTGTAAGTAACAAGAGAAATATAATATGCCTGCTATTTCTGACAAAGCTGGGACATATTTACATTTGTAAGATGTGTCAGTTTCCACTGTCAAGCCAATTCAAGATGGTGGGAGTAGAGCCATGCCACTTTGCTCCAAATTACATGTCAGTTAGAAAAAAAAGATACTTTCTTAAATTTCAGAATTGCATACAACATTTAGTCAAAAATAAGGGAAGTCAAAGTGTGGAGAGAAAGAGTAATTTCTGCTTGAGTTTCAAAATTAGAAATGGAGAAACAGAAATGAAACACAAAAAAGGATCAGATTCCATTGTAAATGGAAGTCTCGCATACagatcttgtttttcttttgttaagATCAACTATTGCTTGTAACAACAAACAACTAGCTGCTCACCAAACTGTTTAGGAACAGTTGTTTAATGTGAAACGAGGAGATATGaagtgcagcattttctccttGAGCCTACATATGCTCCCCCCACCTCCTCCAGTCCAAGTTGGTCCCCTtgtaaggaaaggagaaaaacaaatgCAAGTTTCAGTTCTTAAGCAGTTCCAAATTCCTTTTGAACCTGTTCAAAGAGCTGGCACAACAGGGCACAACAGAGCTCCCAGTTGGAAGATGCCCAAAGGCTTTAAGAAGCATATCTGACTTAGCTGAAGTGGAGAAAGGAACAAAGGAGGAGTGCTTTGACTTAATTAGGTCAAGAGTGTTCCAGTCAACAATCCAGAATCCAAACTGGATCATGGGCAGAAAAGGAggtttctcctcctcccctcttctTTCTTGGAACACTGcaggggggaggaaggaggagaattgGTCTTCAGCACACAATAACAAGCCCACTTCTGTTTCCCTGGAATTGCCAAGTCCCTGGAATTGCCAAGTCATGCCCAGTTTAGTATGCAGAAGTTCACAGCAAGCATGGTTGGAGCACTGGATCAGGACTCCAAGGGACAAAAGACTGATTTCCcaattggccatggaaacccactggatgaccttgggcaagaccccttctacactaacatataaaatacagattatctgctttgataatcgagattatatggcaatgtagaagggtccTCCAGTGAGAAATCCCATCTATATTGACAATGTGTTTTTCAtctaatcataaagttggaagagacttcatgagccatccagtccaaccccctgccaagaaagcaggaaaatcgcattcaaaaaaccctcgacagatggccatctaacctctgtttaaaagcgtccaaagaaagagcctccaccacactcaggggcagaaagttccactgctgaacagctctcacaattaggaagttcttcctaatgttcaggtggaatctcctttcctataatttgaagccactgttctgtgtcctagtctccagggcagcagaaaacaaacttgctccctcctccctatgacttcccctcacatatttgtacttggtcatcatgtctcctcttagccttctcttctgcaggctaaacatgcccagctctttaagccactcctcataaggcttgttctccagacccttgatcattttagtcgctgtcctctgaacgctttccagcttgtcaacatctcccttcaattgcggtgcccagaattggacacagtattccaggtgtggtctgactgaggcagaatagaggggaagcatgacttccctggatctagacactatactcctactgatgcaggccaaaatcacattttttaaagctgccgcatcacattgctgggtcatgtttaacttgttgtccacgaggacttcaagatccctttcacacgtactgctgtcaaaccaGGCGCCCGCCGTTCTGTAATTTTGCATgttatttttctgcctaagtggagtgtcttgcttttgtccttgttgaacttcattttattagttttggcccatatttctaatctgttaaaatcattAATCCCGGAAACAGATTGAGGCCCATATAGCCATTACACAAATTACAGAGCATTAAGGGCATTTTTTCACCCCTTTTGTGGGAGCGTGTTGTctggccactgcagtttgaagctagtatTGAGCTGCATACAATAACCAATGTGGATGGGGCCTAATAGGAAGTCAAGTGATAAATCTTATCAAACAAACCCTAGGGCAGTGTCATCATGAATAAAAGTCAACTTAATTATAGCATACAGAAACAACAAGGCAGAGGTTTAAAGGCAAagctccccaccccccaccccccaacatGACTGCTAGACACAAAAATGAGTGGAGTTATTTCTGTATGCCCAGTTGCTTTTAGTAGCAGAGGagcaaaaggaaagagaaaatatgGCAGACCCATAGAGAGCTCACAAAACATGGATGCCACAGCACATTGGCACTGGGTTTGTTGCAGTCTCCAGTTACAAGGCTCTCATGTGATATAAACCGATAGGCTGGAAAGAAAAGAGCCCAACCTAATGTAGATATTACATACTGACTACACTCAGCTGTTGGAGCCCTTGgttgcgcaatgggttaaactgctgagctgctgaacttgttgatgaaaggttggcagttcgaatccagggagcagggtgagctaccactgttagccccagtttctgccaacctagcagttcgaaaacatgcaaatgtaagcagatcaacaggtactgctccggcaggaaggtaacggtgttccatgcagtcatgccagccacatgaccttggaggtgtctacggacaacgccagctcttcggcttagaaatggaggtgagcaccaacccccagggtctaacatgactagacttagtatcaggggaaaacctttaccctacaCTCAGCTCTTCATACCCACGGATCCTGCatcaatggcttgaaaatatattttatttaaatccaaaaagcaacccTTGGTTTTGACATTGTATATAAGGGACACCTTTTGACTATGTAATGAGATTGGAGCATAACAAAGATTTCGGTATCCAGGGGTGTCCTGGGACCAAACCCCAGAGGATAACAAGAGTTCATTGAAACTGCAACAAAACAAATCCCTGTGTTATTCTTAGTTTTACTATATTATGGCTGTCTTAGAGTAAGTCTCTATGTGACTAGATAATGCTCACATCTAAGAaaccaatatttatttatcatttcagaAGCAAACCGAAGGTACAAATTGTagtatatttgaaaacacaaagttaaaaacttggcattatactaaatgtcctttgaccagtaactggccacttgggagtgcctctggtgttgctataagaaggtcctccactgtgcatatggcagggctcagactgcattgtaataggtggtctgtgctttgctcttctccacactcccatgccgtggactccactttgtagccccatttcttaaggttggcttaaGAAtttgtattgggttgttgtatgtattccgggctgtatggccatgttccagaagtattctctcctgacgtttcgcccacatctatggcaggcatcctcagaggttgtgaggtatatgtgggtgaaacgtcaggagataataattctggaacatagccatacagtccggaatatatacaacaaccctgtgatcccggctatgaaagccttcgacatagAACTTTTATTGGTTTCTTATTTCTTAAGAAACCAATACAAGTTTGCCATTGAAGGCTGAAGGATTTAAACGCACTTAATGAGGACACAAGCCTCCCATTTTGATGGTGCTACTGGCTTTGTTGTTGTGCTTCAAATCCTTTCTGGAACCAACAGGGTTTGCTTGGCAGGATTTGTGCAGAAGGGTTTGCCCCGCTCCCCcgcaattgccttcctctgagactgagagagtgcgacttgcccaaggccacccagcgGGTTTCCTAGGCCAGGTGGGGGGCTCAAACCTTAGTCTCCGGAGTCACAATCCAACATTCAAAGCGAGCttctccaataaataaataatataaataatgtaacaaataatataaataatataatagataattacatgaataaataataataataataaacaataaaataaataatataaacactataataaataatgaataaatgtaaataatatagataataaaatataaataaacaacagaaCAAAGAatgatattaataaaaatattattaataatattattaaatgataaggtaaaggtaaaggtttcccctgacgttaagtccagtcgtgaccaactctgggggttggtgctcatctccatttctaagccgaagagctggtgttgtccataaaaacctccaggtcatgtggccggcatgactgcctggagtgccgttaccttcccgccggagcggtacctactgatctactcacatttgcatgttttcaaactgcaagagGTTGGCAagagcttgggctaacagcgggtgctcattccgctcccaggatttgaacctgggaccttttggtccgcaagttcagcagctcagcgctttaacacattgtgccacctaTGATAcctaaatacagcagagtcttacttatccaagctaaacgggccgtcagaagcttggataagcgaatatcttggataataaggagggattaaggaaaagcctattaaacatcaaattaagttatgattttacaaattaagcaccaaaacttcatgttatacaacaaatttgacagaaaacgtagttcaatacgcagtaatgttatgttgtaattactgtatttacaaatttagcacccgaatatcacaatatattgaaaacactgactacaaaaatggcttggattatccagaggcttggataagcgaggcttggataagtgagactctactgtaatataaattataaacaatgaaataaattatataaataatagtacaataaaaatgaatacatgtaaataatatagataataaatataaataaacaatagaacaaagaaatgacatttataaaaataaatattattaataatattattaaatgaataaatacataaaatcggGTATAGGTTTTCTCGGTCAACCTCGGGCACCCTCTAGGCTGGGCGTTCCGGGCCAGAGCGGCCTGCCTGCTTTCCTTACTTGCTTGGTGACGCTGAGGACCTCGTCGACGCGGCTGCCGTAGCGGTCGTTGCTGGCCCGGTTGTACTCGTTCATGGCGAAGCGGAGGGCCTGCTGCACGCCCTCGTCGTCGGCGGAGACCTCGATGGGCGCCCCCATCATCCGCTGCTTCTGCCCGGTGGCCAGCGCCGCGCCGAGCAAAAGAACCCCCCACATCCCGATCCACCCGAAGAGAGCCATCCTTGCGCCGCGAGAGGAGACCGACTGCGCCTGACAGAAGCTGAGGGAGGGAAGCTGAGCTGCTGCGGGTCCCGCCCAGCGAAGCGGAGGGAGGTCTCGCCCTTGATCCGCCCCGACGCAGTGTTTTTCCAGGCGAGCGGGGGAGGTTGTTCCTCACTGTCAGGCACTGATTAGTCACTGGGCCACTTCCCCATTGGTTCACCCCAAGGGCAGATTGACTGTCACTAGCAACAGAAACAGAGATGGGCTCCTCTATCTGCCAGGGAGGCTGTGGAAGATCTAGTGCTTACAGCTCAAAATCAAAGCCTAGTGACCCCATGTCATTTTagatggccctccaggtgttggggGGAGTTGCgacg contains:
- the LOC100554354 gene encoding cystatin, with the translated sequence MALFGWIGMWGVLLLGAALATGQKQRMMGAPIEVSADDEGVQQALRFAMNEYNRASNDRYGSRVDEVLSVTKQIVAGVKYNIAAKVGRTTCSKSEANLETCAFHEAPELARHVTCHFEVYSVPWLNKITLKRNNCQ